One Ostrea edulis chromosome 2, xbOstEdul1.1, whole genome shotgun sequence genomic region harbors:
- the LOC125680049 gene encoding uncharacterized protein LOC125680049, translating to MVYVFDAADPRSTSNKTVSKSCSKTILVKVFREGFPDNAVKLYAIIDDQSNRSLVKSKLLNDLQVKSEYIDYILTSCAGSSPTKGRSATGLIIQSLDGSTQLKLPTVIECNHIPHNRSEIPTPCVARSYPHLRDIAGSIPDLDDQCNTLLLIGRHLLEAHHVLDQRLGPKTTPYAQRLHLGWVIVGEACHNQTHIPEIVNVNKINILGSGRPSLFLPCNSAFNVKEITEGTATRAVRPLFPSNKPTIGQPNTIQNPIDPGIFTRSAHDEKIGFSEEDRNFVALMDKDFKRDCDGSWKAPLPFKKHRQKLPNNRPQALKRANNLVTSLRKNDTKRQHFISFMEKIFSRGHAGPAQPLKENQECWYLPLFGVYHPRKPDQIRGVFDSSATYEGTSLNNVLLQGPDLTNSLLGVLLRFRKEMIAVVADIQHMFHCFKVVEEHRNYLRFFWHRDNDVNNELMEYCMFVHVFGNRPSPAVATYGLRKIADISENTHGIEVAQFIRRNFYVDDGLTSCPTAEEAISLLQKTQDALKRNGNLRLHKFASNSSTVMKTLDPDDLADGVYYLDLEDDPAMQRSLGINWNLTSDSFIFSVSTEDKPLTRRGVLSTVNSLYDPLGFLAPVIIVGRLIMRQVVSETSDWDEPLTEPVKSQWATWKSSLQALERSHVPRAITQNLSKSTKRELLTFSDASEEAIAAVSYLRTTYEGGSQQVGFILGKTKVAPSSGHTIPRLELCAAVLAIEVAQTVQDHIDIEFQDVKYFSDSRVVLDYIHNDTRRFHVYVSNRVEKIRNLSLPEQWSYVPTNMNPADEGSRGILAENLQRSVWLNGPSDFLNKTPDTTSEMFELIEPREDKEIRNTCLKTQYTPTLGTHRFERFQEWNHLTEAIALLKRFLEHRKENKTKIIPKSIDSYKAAEKVIIKAVQQEIYAEETDCLRSSRSLPRNSPILSLDPFLDDEGILRVGGRLKNARVDTICTHPILIPGKHHIAKLLIIKCHQSVRHQGRYFTEGKVRSSGYWITGCRRLVVSILNNCVVCRRLRRQCETQKMSDLPEERLIPGQPPFTSVGVDVFGPWNVITRRTRGSSASSKRWAVLFICLVTRAVHIEVLEEMSSSSFINALRRFMAIRGKVKTFWSDRGTNFVGAVDPLHIDAIWVEDFPLKQFLYNEGTIWKFNPPHASHMGGVWERLIGITRRILDSMLLDHRRVGLTHEVLVTLLAETSAMINSRPLTGISSDPNSSFILTPNILLTQKMDVLNEEICETDSKDLMRVQWKRVQHLAKVFWDKWKKEYLHTLQTRKKWHQTQRNVRVGDVILMREKDMHRNEWPLGIVTKVFPGQDDLVRKVQVKVNRNDKITSYTRPVNDIVILLEQ from the exons ATGGTTTATGTTTTCGATGCTGCGGATCCAAGGAGCACTTCAAACAAGACTGTAAG CAAATCATGTTCCAAGACAATTTTAGTGAAAGTTTTCCGCGAAGGCTTCCCAGACAATGCAGTAAAACTGTATGCCATAATAGACGATCAGAGTAATCGTTCCCTAGTAAAGTCAAAACTACTCAATGATCTACAAGTCAAGAGTGAATACATAGACTACATATTGACGTCATGTGCAGGTTCGAGTCCTACCAAAGGAAGAAGTGCTACTGGTCTCATAATACAGTCCTTAGATGGCAGCACTCAACTTAAATTGCCCACTGTTATCGAGTGCAACCACATTCCACACAATCGTTCGGAGATCCCAACTCCATGTGTTGCCAGATCCTACCCCCATCTGAGGGACATCGCTGGATCAATTCCCGATTTGGACGATCAATGCAACACACTGCTTTTAATAGGTAGACACTTATTAGAGGCACACCATGTCTTAGATCAACGCCTTGGTCCTAAGACCACACCGTATGCTCAAAGACTTCATCTTGGTTGGGTGATTGTTGGAGAAGCCTGCCATAACCAGACCCACATACCTGAGATTGTGAATGTGAATAAAATTAACATCCTTGGAAGTGGTCGTCCATCCTTATTTCTACCGTGCAACAGTGCTTTCAACGTCAAGGAGATTACCGAAGGGACTGCTACGAGAGCTGTAAGGCCCCTCTTCCCTTCAAACAAACCTACCATTGGTCAACCAAACACTATCCAGAATCCTATTGATCCAGGTATATTCACAAGATCTGCTCACGATGAGAAGATAGGATTTTCTGAGGAAGACAGAAATTTCGTCGCTCTAATGGATAAAGATTTCAAAAGGGACTGCGATGGGAGCTGGAAAGCCCCTCTTCCCTTCAAGAAACACCGACAAAAATTGCCAAATAACAGGCCACAGGCTTTAAAACGAGCTAACAATCTTGTAACTAGTCTCCGTAAGAATGACACAAAGAGACAACATTTCATATCATTCATGGAGAAAATCTTCAGCAGAGGACATGCTGGCCCAGCACAACCTCTTAAAGAAAACCAAGAGTGCTGGTACCTTCCACTCTTTGGGGTCTACCACCCCAGGAAACCAGACCAAATTAGAGGGGTGTTCGACTCCTCAGCTACCTATGAGGGAACATCCTTGAACAATGTTTTACTCCAAGGCCCGGATCTGACGAACAGTCTCCTAGGTGTACTTCTACGCTTCCGTAAAGAAATGATAGCGGTAGTGGCAGACATACAACACATGTtccattgttttaaagttgtaGAAGAACACAGGAACTATTTGAGATTTTTTTGGCACAGAGACAATGATGTGAACAACGAGCTGATGGAATACTGTATGTTTGTGCATGTATTTGGCAACAGACCATCCCCGGCAGTCGCAACATACGGTCTTCGTAAAATTGCTGACATATCCGAGAACACACATGGAATAGAAGTCGCACAGTTTATCCGTAGAAACTTCTATGTAGACGATGGACTAACATCATGTCCCACAGCCGAAGAAGCCATAAGTTTGTTGCAGAAAACTCAAGATGCATTGAAACGAAATGGCAATCTAAGATTACACAAGTTCGCTTCGAACAGCTCCACTGTAATGAAAACCCTTGATCCTGATGACTTGGCTGATGGTGTCTATTATCTTGACTTGGAGGATGATCCAGCAATGCAACGGAGTCTTGGCATCAATTGGAATCTCACCAGTGACAGTTTCATATTCAGTGTCTCAACAGAGGACAAACCATTGACAAGAAGAGGCGTTTTGTCGACAGTTAACAGTTTATATGACCCTCTTGGCTTTCTTGCACCAGTGATCATCGTAGGAAGACTTATTATGAGGCAGGTCGTCTCGGAAACATCTGATTGGGATGAACCACTGACCGAACCTGTCAAGTCTCAATGGGCCACTTGGAAATCATCATTACAAGCCTTGGAGAGAAGTCATGTGCCACGTGCAATCACACAAAATTTGAGCAAATCTACAAAAAGAGAACTCTTAACATTTTCTGATGCCTCGGAAGAAGCAATAGCGGCGGTATCTTATCTCAGGACAACATATGAGGGTGGATCTCAACAAGTCGGATTCATATTGGGAAAAACAAAGGTTGCACCCTCATCAGGACACACAATTCCAAGGCTTGAATTATGCGCAGCAGTTCTGGCCATAGAAGTTGCTCAAACAGTTCAAGATcacattgatattgaatttCAGGATGTGAAATATTTTTCTGACAGTCGTGTTGTCCTAGATTACATTCACAACGACACAAGACGTTTTCATGTGTATGTTTCTAACAGAGTGGAGAAGATCAGAAACCTCAGTCTACCTGAACAGTGGTCCTATGTTCCAACAAATATGAATCCTGCAGATGAAGGATCCAGAGGAATACTGGCAGAGAACCTACAAAGGAGTGTATGGTTAAATGGACCCTCTGATTTCTTGAACAAGACTCCTGACACAACCAGTGAGATGTTCGAACTCATTGAACCACGAGAGGACAAAGAAATTCGTAACACCTGTTTGAAGACTCAGTACACACCTACACTGGGTACCCACAGGTTTGAGAGATTCCAAGAATGGAACCACCTCACTGAAGCTATTGCTCTTTTGAAACGCTTTCTTGAGCATAGAAAAGAGAATAAAACCAAGATCATACCAAAGTCCATAGATTCATATAAGGCAGCTGAAAAAGTTATCATCAAAGCCGTACAACAAGAAATATATGCTGAGGAAACAGACTGCTTACGTTCTTCACGAAGCTTACCACGAAACAGTCCTATACTCTCTTTAGATCCTTTCCTAGATGACGAAGGTATCCTCCGTGTAGGTGGACGGCTGAAAAATGCTCGAGTGGACACCATATGCACACATCCTATATTGATACCTGGGAAACATCATATCGCTAAGCTTCTGATCATCAAGTGTCATCAGTCAGTTCGTCATCAAGGTCGTTACTTCACGGAAGGCAAAGTGAGATCCAGTGGATATTGGATAACTGGATGTAGGCGCCTTGTCGTTTCGATCTTAAACAACTGTGTAGTTTGCAGAAGATTGCGTAGACAATGCGAGACCCAGAAAATGTCTGACCTACCTGAAGAACGCCTGATCCCAGGGCAGCCTCCTTTTACTTCAGTAGGGGTAGACGTTTTTGGACCATGGAACGTCATAACTCGTAGAACCAGAGGATCCTCAGCAAGCAGCAAACGATGGGCAGTTCTGTTTATCTGTCTCGTCACTCGCGCAGTACACATAGAGGTCCTTGAAGAGATGTCCTCATCATCATTTATAAATGCTCTGAGACGGTTCATGGCAATCCGTGGTAAAGTGAAGACATTTTGGTCGGATAGAGGTACAAACTTCGTTGGTGCTGTTGACCCTCTACACATAGATGCAATCTGGGTCGAAGACTTTCCATTGAAACAATTCCTTTACAACGAAGGGACCATTTGGAAATTCAATCCTCCCCATGCATCACACATGGGTGGTGTATGGGAGAGACTTATAGGGATAACGAGACGAATTCTTGATAGCATGTTGCTAGATCACCGACGGGTTGGACTTACACATGAAGTGCTAGTTACTCTTTTAGCAGAGACTAGTGCAATGATCAACTCACGACCATTAACGGGTATCTCTTCTGACCCAAACTCATCATTCATCCTCACACCAAACATTCTACTAACTCAGAAGATGGATGTATTAAACGAAGAGATTTGTGAAACTGATTCTAAGGATTTGATGCGTGTTCAGTGGAAAAGAGTACAACACCTTGCAAAGGTATTCTGGGACAAGTGGAAGAAGGAATATTTACACACTCTACAGACTCGAAAGAAATGGCATCAGACCCAAAGAAATGTTCGTGTTGGTGATGTGATACTGATGAGAGAGAAAGATATGCATCGAAATGAATGGCCCTTAGGCATCGTCACCAAGGTGTTTCCTGGACAAGATGACTTAGTGCGTAAAGTGCAGGTCAAGGTCAACCGGAATGACAAGATCACTTCATACACCAGGCCGGTGAACGATATTGTTATCCTCTTGGAACAGTGA